A single genomic interval of Zingiber officinale cultivar Zhangliang chromosome 4A, Zo_v1.1, whole genome shotgun sequence harbors:
- the LOC121972232 gene encoding uncharacterized protein LOC121972232: MKKLLRKRAREYHTDEDYVDKEFPEDPSSDDEKDEDSVKHGITRLLEGCRAFKVAFTKILMRNLPDDPLGPILSAHKKLVAEKLAEEDSEQKRKGATKKHKHFSDEKGHTKPDNFLDAKEKFLISVATKEVVKLFNAVRHRVHKVALILLVPKMQKFDSNKGNNNEPGWAPLHGSYMLTHSKLKG, encoded by the exons atgaagaagctgtTGCGGAAGAGAGCCAGGGAGTATCACACAGACGAGGACTACGTAGACAAAGAATTCCCAGAGGATCCTTCTAGTGATGACGAAAAAGACGAGGACTCAG TGAAGCACGGGATTACCAGGCTCCTCGAGGGTTGCAGGGCTTTTAAGGTTGCTTTTACAAAGATTTTGATGAGGAACCTCCCTGATGATCCCCTT GGCCCAATATTGTCAGCGCACAAAAAGCTTGTCGCGGAGAAGCTCGCAGAAGAGGATTCTGAACAGAAGAGGAAGGGGGCGACGAAAAAGCACAAACATTTC TCTGACGAGAAGGGTCACACAAAGCCCGACAATTTCTTAGATGCGAAGGAGAAGTTTCTTATCAGTGTTGCAACTAAAGAAG TTGTGAAGCTATTTAATGCA GTAAGGCATAGAGTTCATAAAGTGGCTCTAATCCTTCTAGTTCCAAAGATGCAAAAG TTTGATTCTAATAAGGGAAACAACAATGAGCCTGGATGGGCTCCCCTACATGGCAGTTACATGCTTACACATTCGAAATTGAAGGGCTAG